DNA from Mycolicibacterium alvei:
GAGTTTCCCCTCGGCACATGCCACCTCGACGGCCGCGGCCGCGGTGCTGCTGGCCCGGACGACGGGTCTGCCGGTGCGCGCGGCGTTGGTGGTGCCCATGGCACTGTCACGTCTGGTGTTGGGTGTGCACTACCCCAGCGACGTGGTCACCGGCGTGGCTGTCGGGACGCTCGTGGGTTCTGTGGTCGGAAAAACTGCCGGTGTCGGGCCGAAGGAGACGGTGGCCAAATGAGTGAGGAAGCGCCCCCGGAGCTCGGGCCGCCCAAGAATCTGGCCGCCGGGCTGATCAAGGCGATCCGTCCGCGCCAGTGGATCAAGAACCTGCTCGTACTGGCCGCGCCGCTGGCTGCGGTCGGCAGCGGCATCGAGTACAACTACGCCGACCTTGCCTACAAGGTGTCGATCGCGTTCGTGGTGTTCTGTCTGGCGGCATCGTCGATCTATCTGGTCAACGACGCCCGCGACGTCGAGGCCGACCGCGCCCATCCCACGAAACGGTTCCGGCCGATCGCTGCCGGCGTGGTGCCGGAGTCGCTGGCCTACGTGCTGGCAATCGTGCTCGCGCTGGCCTCGCTGGGCATCTCGTGGCTGTTGACACCGAATCTGGCACTGGTGATGGCGGTGTACATCGCCATCCAGCTCGCCTACTGCTTCGGGCTCAAACACCAGGCCGTGCTCGACATCTGCATCGTGTCCTCGGGCTTCCTGCTCCGCGCCATCGCCGGTGGCGTGGCCGCTGACATCCCGCTGTCGCAATGGTTCCTGTTGGTGATGGCCTTCGGCTCGCTGTTCATGGCGGCCGGAAAGCGGTTCGCCGAACTGCAACTGGCCGAGCGCACGGGTGCCAAGATCCGCAAGTCGCTGGAGAGCTACACGAGCAGCTACCTGCGTTTCGTGTGGACGTTGTCGGCCACCGCGATGGTGCTCTGCTACGGCCTGTGGGCGTTCGGGCGCGACAGCGCCAACGACGCGCTGGGGCTCGACGGCCAGGACGCATCGTGGTACGCGATCACGATGGTTCCGTTCACCATCGCGATCCTGCGCTATGCGGTGGACATCGATGGTGGCATCGCCGGTGAGCCTGAGGAGATTGCGCTGAAAGACAGAGTTCTGCAGATCCTGTTCCTGGCCTGGATCGGAACCATCGGTGCAGCCATCTACTTCAGCTGATCGGATTATTCTGCGCCGCCTGGCGGGCGGCGTGGGTGCGCGGTTGGCGCGG
Protein-coding regions in this window:
- a CDS encoding decaprenyl-phosphate phosphoribosyltransferase produces the protein MSEEAPPELGPPKNLAAGLIKAIRPRQWIKNLLVLAAPLAAVGSGIEYNYADLAYKVSIAFVVFCLAASSIYLVNDARDVEADRAHPTKRFRPIAAGVVPESLAYVLAIVLALASLGISWLLTPNLALVMAVYIAIQLAYCFGLKHQAVLDICIVSSGFLLRAIAGGVAADIPLSQWFLLVMAFGSLFMAAGKRFAELQLAERTGAKIRKSLESYTSSYLRFVWTLSATAMVLCYGLWAFGRDSANDALGLDGQDASWYAITMVPFTIAILRYAVDIDGGIAGEPEEIALKDRVLQILFLAWIGTIGAAIYFS